The Leadbettera azotonutricia ZAS-9 genome has a window encoding:
- a CDS encoding Glu/Leu/Phe/Val dehydrogenase dimerization domain-containing protein, translating into MFFRHIGPDSDVPAGDIGVGGREIGFLYGQYKKLTNTFVGVLTGKGLNYGGSLARTEATGYGLVYFTTRMLQDRKTDWKGKRVVISGSGNVAIHATQKAQSLGAKVIAVADTMIAQGVV; encoded by the coding sequence TTGTTTTTCCGCCATATCGGGCCCGATTCGGATGTTCCCGCCGGGGACATCGGGGTCGGAGGCAGGGAAATCGGTTTCCTCTATGGTCAGTACAAGAAGCTCACCAATACCTTTGTCGGGGTTCTTACCGGGAAGGGGCTGAACTACGGAGGTTCGCTGGCCCGTACCGAGGCCACTGGATACGGCCTCGTGTACTTTACCACCCGCATGCTCCAGGACAGGAAAACCGACTGGAAGGGCAAGCGGGTAGTGATATCCGGATCGGGCAATGTAGCCATCCATGCCACGCAGAAAGCCCAATCCCTGGGGGCAAAGGTCATCGCCGTGGCCGACACCATGATCGCCCAGGGGGTAGTATAG